A region from the Sphingomonas sp. S2-65 genome encodes:
- a CDS encoding PAS domain-containing methyl-accepting chemotaxis protein, translated as MTAHTRQTLDKPSGTDADAMLRQLGVMLDQSQAVIEFAPDGTVLRANELFLTLMGYAPEEVIGEHHRIFCEASFANSSDYELFWLGLRGGNAKDGEFKRVARDGREVWIRAKYYPVLDGETVVRIVKIAMDVTQTRQESILHEGLLSAISRAQAVIEFDLGGNVLTANENFLSTTGYALNEIEGQHHRMFCTPDYARSAEYAQFWEKLGRGEYHSGAFKRLAKGGKEIWIQATYNPIFDLRGRPVRIVKYAMDVTAQRLASAEAEGKVEAVGRQHGVAEYDLSGQVLAANDMFCAMLGYRRDEIVGSHHEQTTHAGCHIHQDYRQFWYKMARGEHEASEFRRQTKDGREVWCYSSFNPILDLDGKPWKVVEYATDMTEAKRRHLEFQGKVDAISRASGVIETALDGTVLYANENYLDMIGYSIEEIRGKDQRMMVEPEVAQSEAYRQRAEGLSQGEFLSGEFKRIAKGGREVWIRATVNPILDTCGKPYKLVTYALDVTEAKLQSIEVENRLAAIERSQASIEFDLDGNVLTANGNFLAVMGYSLREIVGQHHSMFCMPEYLKSKEYGDFWRCLNNGETHSGRFHRLGKYGRDVHIQASYSPVYDLSGRPVRVIKHAYDISAQVELEHKIAVKSQEMQGMVAQLTKAITTISEGAHGASALAQETDSAATQGSAAINNAIESIELISRSSNQIAKIVGVIGELASQTNLLAFNAAIEAARAGEHGVGFSVVAEEVRKLAERSAEAATEISRLIEESSERVTHGTERSQSARAAFEGIVKSVEKTARSITQIADSANTQEDLTFKVVNMIGELASSTQAHG; from the coding sequence ATGACCGCTCACACTCGCCAGACCCTCGACAAGCCCTCGGGCACCGATGCCGACGCCATGCTTCGTCAGCTCGGGGTGATGCTCGACCAGTCCCAGGCGGTGATCGAGTTCGCTCCCGACGGCACGGTGTTGCGCGCCAACGAGCTGTTCCTCACGTTGATGGGCTATGCGCCCGAGGAAGTGATCGGCGAGCATCACCGCATCTTCTGCGAAGCGAGCTTCGCCAACAGTTCCGACTATGAGCTGTTCTGGCTAGGGCTGCGCGGCGGCAATGCCAAGGACGGCGAGTTCAAGCGCGTCGCGCGCGACGGCCGCGAAGTGTGGATCCGTGCGAAATATTACCCCGTGCTCGACGGCGAGACGGTCGTGCGCATCGTCAAGATCGCGATGGACGTCACCCAGACCCGTCAGGAAAGCATCCTGCACGAAGGACTCCTGTCCGCCATCAGCCGCGCCCAGGCGGTGATCGAGTTCGATCTCGGCGGCAACGTGCTCACCGCCAACGAGAATTTCCTTTCCACCACCGGGTACGCGCTGAACGAGATTGAGGGGCAACATCACCGGATGTTCTGCACCCCCGATTATGCGCGCTCGGCGGAATATGCGCAGTTCTGGGAAAAGCTGGGCCGCGGCGAATATCATTCGGGCGCATTCAAGCGGCTGGCCAAGGGCGGCAAGGAGATCTGGATCCAGGCCACCTACAACCCGATCTTCGACTTGCGCGGCCGTCCCGTGCGGATCGTCAAATACGCCATGGACGTGACGGCACAGCGCCTCGCTTCGGCGGAAGCGGAGGGCAAGGTGGAAGCGGTGGGCCGCCAGCACGGCGTCGCCGAATACGACCTTTCGGGCCAGGTGCTCGCCGCCAACGACATGTTCTGCGCGATGCTCGGCTATCGCCGCGACGAAATCGTCGGCAGCCATCACGAGCAGACCACCCATGCCGGCTGCCACATCCACCAGGACTACCGCCAGTTCTGGTACAAGATGGCCCGCGGCGAGCATGAGGCGAGCGAGTTCCGCCGGCAGACCAAGGACGGTCGCGAGGTCTGGTGCTATTCCAGCTTCAACCCGATCCTCGATCTCGACGGCAAGCCGTGGAAGGTCGTCGAATATGCCACCGACATGACCGAGGCGAAGCGCCGCCACCTGGAATTCCAGGGCAAGGTCGACGCGATCAGCCGCGCCTCGGGCGTGATCGAGACCGCGCTCGATGGCACGGTGCTCTACGCCAACGAGAACTATCTCGATATGATCGGATATTCGATCGAGGAGATCCGCGGCAAGGACCAGCGCATGATGGTCGAGCCCGAGGTCGCGCAGAGCGAGGCCTATCGCCAGCGGGCCGAAGGCCTGTCGCAGGGCGAGTTCCTGTCAGGCGAATTCAAGCGCATCGCCAAGGGTGGCCGTGAGGTGTGGATCCGCGCCACCGTCAACCCGATCCTCGACACCTGCGGCAAGCCGTACAAGCTCGTGACCTATGCGCTCGACGTGACCGAGGCCAAGCTGCAGTCGATCGAAGTCGAGAACCGCCTCGCCGCGATCGAACGCAGCCAGGCATCGATCGAGTTCGACCTGGATGGCAATGTCCTGACTGCCAATGGCAACTTCCTGGCGGTGATGGGCTATTCGCTGCGCGAGATCGTCGGCCAGCATCACAGCATGTTCTGCATGCCCGAATATCTGAAATCGAAGGAATATGGCGATTTCTGGCGGTGCCTGAACAATGGCGAGACGCATTCCGGTCGCTTCCACCGCCTGGGCAAATATGGCCGCGACGTGCACATCCAGGCGAGCTACAGCCCGGTCTACGACCTGTCGGGCCGGCCGGTGCGGGTGATCAAGCACGCTTATGACATCTCGGCCCAGGTCGAGCTGGAGCATAAGATCGCCGTGAAGAGCCAGGAGATGCAGGGCATGGTTGCCCAGCTGACCAAGGCGATCACCACCATTTCCGAAGGCGCGCACGGCGCCTCGGCATTGGCGCAGGAAACCGACAGCGCCGCCACCCAGGGCAGCGCCGCGATCAACAACGCGATCGAGTCGATCGAACTGATCAGCCGGTCGTCCAACCAGATCGCCAAGATCGTCGGCGTCATCGGCGAACTCGCCAGCCAGACCAACCTGCTCGCCTTCAACGCCGCGATCGAAGCGGCGCGCGCCGGCGAACACGGCGTCGGCTTCTCGGTCGTCGCCGAGGAAGTCCGCAAGCTGGCCGAGCGCAGCGCCGAGGCCGCGACCGAGATCTCGCGGCTGATCGAGGAATCGAGCGAGCGCGTGACTCACGGCACCGAACGGTCGCAGAGCGCCCGCGCCGCATTCGAAGGCATCGTCAAGAGCGTCGAGAAGACCGCCCGCTCGATCACCCAGATCGCCGACTCCGCCAACACCCAGGAGGACCTCACCTTCAAGGTCGTCAACATGATCGGCGAACTCGCCTCCTCGACTCAGGCGCACGGATGA
- a CDS encoding acyl-CoA thioesterase, with product MAATALPHLFPVDVAQDDIDFMGHVNNASYLKWVQAAVIDHWQRLAPSEVVGQHLWVALKHEITYRRPAFLEDEVVATVLLEKVHGARAFYETVIKRGSEVLAEVKSSWCCLDAQTLKPARLAQNVIDRFFVKEA from the coding sequence ATGGCTGCCACTGCACTTCCTCATCTATTCCCCGTCGACGTGGCGCAGGACGACATCGACTTCATGGGGCATGTGAACAATGCCAGCTACCTGAAATGGGTGCAGGCCGCGGTGATCGATCATTGGCAGCGCCTTGCGCCGTCCGAGGTCGTCGGCCAGCACCTGTGGGTCGCGCTGAAGCATGAGATCACCTATCGTCGCCCCGCCTTTCTCGAGGACGAAGTCGTCGCGACGGTGTTGCTCGAAAAGGTCCATGGCGCGCGCGCATTCTACGAAACCGTCATCAAGCGGGGTTCCGAAGTGCTCGCGGAAGTGAAGTCGAGCTGGTGCTGCCTCGATGCCCAGACGCTGAAGCCCGCCCGCCTGGCGCAGAACGTCATCGATCGCTTCTTCGTCAAGGAAGCCTGA
- a CDS encoding NAD(P)/FAD-dependent oxidoreductase, with translation MSPHATRYDVAIVGAGIAGASLAAELAPHARVLLLEGEERPGYHATGRSAAFWSETYGGPGVQPLTTASGAFLRDGGFLDPLGALHIGRREEAAAVEGLLAEFARTGVELRAVDPRDHLPGLRGEWTLGVLEPSCAYIDVGALHAHYLAAARQGGVALLVSAGLESARRDDAWQLRTRAGTFTADVLVDAAGAWADSVAEAAGARPLGIQPFRRTVLQLATDPAPPAGCPHVTHIGGDFYFKPEAGSRIWLSPHDETPSDPCDAAPEELDVALAIDRFEHVVDWRVDKLEHKWAGLRSFAPDRLPVYGFDPVTPGFFWCAGQGGFGIQTAPAAAKLATALLLGTAAGDIDPARYSPARF, from the coding sequence GTGAGTCCGCATGCGACTCGCTACGACGTGGCGATCGTCGGGGCGGGCATCGCGGGCGCCAGCCTCGCCGCCGAACTGGCGCCGCATGCGCGCGTGCTGCTGCTGGAGGGCGAGGAGCGGCCGGGCTATCATGCCACGGGCCGCTCGGCCGCCTTCTGGTCGGAAACCTATGGTGGGCCGGGCGTCCAGCCGCTCACTACGGCCTCGGGCGCGTTCCTGCGGGACGGCGGCTTTCTCGATCCGCTGGGGGCGCTGCATATCGGCCGACGCGAGGAAGCGGCTGCGGTGGAGGGGTTGCTCGCCGAGTTCGCCCGCACTGGCGTCGAACTCCGCGCGGTGGATCCCCGCGACCATCTGCCAGGGCTGCGGGGCGAGTGGACGCTAGGCGTGCTGGAGCCGAGCTGCGCCTATATCGATGTGGGCGCGCTCCATGCCCACTACCTCGCCGCCGCGCGGCAGGGTGGGGTAGCGTTGCTCGTCTCGGCAGGGCTGGAATCGGCGCGCCGCGACGACGCTTGGCAGCTGCGCACTCGGGCGGGGACGTTCACGGCCGACGTGCTGGTGGACGCGGCGGGCGCCTGGGCCGATTCGGTGGCAGAGGCGGCGGGTGCGCGTCCCTTGGGCATCCAACCTTTTCGTCGCACCGTACTCCAGCTCGCCACCGATCCCGCCCCACCGGCGGGGTGCCCGCATGTCACGCACATCGGCGGGGACTTCTATTTCAAGCCCGAGGCCGGCAGCCGGATCTGGCTGAGCCCCCACGACGAAACTCCCAGCGATCCCTGCGACGCGGCGCCCGAGGAACTCGACGTGGCACTGGCGATCGATCGCTTTGAGCATGTCGTTGATTGGCGCGTCGACAAGCTGGAGCACAAATGGGCCGGCCTGCGCAGCTTCGCGCCTGATCGCCTGCCGGTCTATGGCTTCGATCCGGTGACGCCGGGCTTTTTCTGGTGCGCGGGGCAGGGGGGCTTCGGCATCCAGACCGCGCCCGCCGCCGCCAAGCTCGCCACCGCGCTGTTGCTGGGTACAGCAGCGGGAGACATCGATCCCGCGCGGTATTCACCTGCCCGATTCTAG
- a CDS encoding alpha/beta fold hydrolase: MATSLIDRRALPSGAQVRRWAAPDGWEMRVMDWPATGPAPRGSILFQGGRGDMVEKYLESLAHWQARGWHVTSFDWRGQGGSGRCTDAGGCGHIDDYGRYVADLRTFHADWVASTPGPHVVMGHSMGGHLVLRALAEGGIAPDAAVLVAPMLGFRPGIFGPFAERAARMMGALGDTARPAWKGNEKPYTTTPRNTLLTHDSERYADEIWWQTHQPDLRTGPPSWRWVIEGFKSMRELATDPRLGNIATPVLMLVATYDPLIDPRAALRLASHLRDCRLVTFGPESAHEILREVDAVRDRALGEIDAFLDERAPRA, from the coding sequence ATGGCAACTTCCCTGATAGACCGCCGCGCCTTGCCGTCCGGGGCGCAGGTCCGCCGCTGGGCCGCGCCCGACGGGTGGGAAATGCGGGTGATGGACTGGCCCGCCACCGGGCCCGCCCCGCGCGGTTCGATCCTGTTCCAGGGCGGTCGCGGCGACATGGTCGAGAAATATCTCGAGTCGCTGGCGCATTGGCAGGCGCGGGGCTGGCACGTCACGTCGTTCGACTGGCGCGGGCAGGGCGGTTCGGGCCGCTGCACCGATGCCGGCGGCTGCGGTCACATCGACGACTATGGCCGCTATGTCGCCGACCTCCGCACGTTCCATGCCGATTGGGTCGCGTCCACGCCCGGCCCGCACGTGGTGATGGGGCATTCGATGGGCGGGCACCTGGTACTGCGCGCACTCGCTGAAGGCGGGATCGCGCCCGATGCCGCCGTGCTCGTCGCGCCGATGCTAGGCTTCCGTCCCGGCATCTTCGGGCCCTTTGCCGAGCGCGCGGCGCGAATGATGGGCGCGCTTGGCGACACCGCGCGTCCGGCGTGGAAGGGCAATGAAAAGCCCTACACGACCACGCCCCGCAACACGCTGCTCACGCACGACTCCGAACGCTATGCGGACGAGATCTGGTGGCAGACTCATCAGCCGGATCTGCGCACCGGCCCGCCGAGCTGGCGTTGGGTCATCGAGGGATTCAAGTCGATGCGCGAGCTGGCGACCGACCCACGGCTGGGCAACATCGCCACCCCGGTGCTGATGCTGGTGGCGACGTACGACCCGCTGATCGATCCGCGCGCTGCGCTTCGTCTCGCGTCGCATCTGCGCGATTGCCGGCTCGTCACCTTCGGCCCGGAAAGCGCGCACGAGATCCTGCGCGAAGTCGACGCGGTGCGCGACCGGGCGCTGGGGGAAATCGACGCCTTCCTCGACGAGCGGGCGCCGCGCGCGTGA
- a CDS encoding prepilin peptidase: protein MGDVFALILIGALALLLVSAGIQDARTREIANWKNAAIACLAPAWWWVNGMGVWPDMALQLGVALLVFAFFFGAFCIGQMGGGDVKLIAALALWLPLQPLVWMLVVMSLLGGALTLIFVVERWIRRTREAPVEIPYGVAIAIAGLLTFNEPIFNQFL, encoded by the coding sequence ATGGGGGACGTGTTCGCTCTGATTCTGATCGGCGCACTGGCGCTGCTCCTGGTTTCCGCGGGGATCCAGGATGCGCGGACCCGTGAGATCGCCAATTGGAAGAACGCGGCGATCGCGTGCCTGGCGCCCGCCTGGTGGTGGGTGAACGGCATGGGCGTCTGGCCGGACATGGCGCTCCAGCTCGGCGTCGCGCTCTTGGTCTTTGCCTTCTTCTTCGGCGCCTTCTGCATCGGCCAGATGGGTGGCGGCGACGTGAAGCTGATCGCCGCGCTGGCGCTGTGGCTGCCGCTGCAGCCGCTGGTGTGGATGCTGGTAGTGATGTCGCTGCTGGGCGGCGCGCTGACGCTGATCTTTGTCGTGGAACGCTGGATCCGGCGCACGCGCGAGGCGCCGGTGGAGATCCCGTACGGGGTGGCGATCGCGATCGCCGGGCTGCTCACCTTTAACGAACCGATCTTTAACCAATTTCTGTGA
- the cpaB gene encoding Flp pilus assembly protein CpaB, with product MDARKLLLLAGALVVAVVTALMARSLMVGTPAPQAAAASNAAPANTTEVMVATRALPVGTILDAEAVKFVAWPKELVEGAYFVKGESEPGKLQGTVVRYAIPAGQPITQGALVKPGDRGFLAAALGAGMRAVTVPVSAQTSVAGFVFPGDRVDLVLTQSVSGGGDGPPLKASETILRNLRVLATDQRTDKQTDEKGNTVVNTFSTVTLETTPKIAEKIAVAQTVGDLSLSLRSIADNQTELEQAIASGEVEVPADGDPKKEKEMLARLAARPIEGGATFATGADVSRFQRSTVPGKSSSDNGNGGNSAPAPQAAPAGPFPGAAAPVRRGPVVVVVRGNTESEVQVGGTK from the coding sequence ATGGATGCACGCAAGCTCTTACTGCTGGCAGGCGCATTGGTGGTGGCGGTCGTCACTGCATTGATGGCGCGTAGCTTGATGGTAGGCACCCCTGCCCCCCAGGCAGCGGCGGCATCGAATGCGGCGCCCGCCAACACCACCGAAGTGATGGTCGCGACTCGCGCCTTGCCGGTCGGGACGATCCTGGACGCGGAGGCGGTGAAGTTCGTCGCCTGGCCCAAGGAGCTGGTCGAAGGCGCCTATTTCGTGAAGGGCGAAAGCGAGCCCGGCAAGCTGCAGGGCACCGTCGTTCGCTATGCGATCCCGGCAGGACAGCCGATCACGCAGGGCGCGCTGGTGAAGCCGGGCGACCGCGGGTTCCTGGCAGCGGCGCTTGGTGCGGGCATGCGTGCCGTCACGGTGCCGGTGTCGGCGCAGACCTCGGTCGCGGGCTTCGTGTTTCCCGGTGACCGAGTCGACCTGGTGCTGACTCAATCGGTGTCGGGTGGTGGCGATGGCCCGCCGCTCAAGGCGTCCGAGACGATCCTGCGCAACCTGCGCGTGCTCGCCACCGATCAGCGCACCGACAAGCAGACTGATGAAAAAGGCAATACGGTGGTCAACACCTTCTCCACGGTGACGCTGGAGACCACGCCCAAGATCGCCGAGAAGATCGCAGTCGCGCAGACGGTCGGCGACCTGTCGCTGTCGCTGCGCTCGATCGCCGACAATCAGACCGAACTGGAGCAGGCGATCGCCAGCGGCGAAGTCGAAGTGCCCGCCGATGGCGATCCGAAGAAGGAAAAGGAAATGCTCGCGCGGCTCGCCGCCCGGCCGATCGAAGGCGGCGCGACCTTCGCGACTGGCGCCGACGTGTCGCGCTTCCAGCGCAGCACGGTGCCCGGCAAGTCGTCGAGCGACAATGGCAATGGCGGCAACAGCGCGCCAGCTCCGCAGGCGGCGCCCGCAGGCCCGTTCCCGGGTGCGGCGGCACCCGTTCGCCGGGGACCGGTGGTCGTCGTGGTGCGCGGCAATACCGAGAGCGAAGTTCAAGTCGGGGGTACCAAGTGA
- a CDS encoding type II and III secretion system protein family protein produces MRATNPLARALAATAMTALLASAPAEVMAQSRQRARVGQMPSGSQRPTSEVLLSIGEGEMVSLPQNVANVWVSNPVVADVYVTNPRQINLFGKVAGEATIFATSASGAVVYSTNVRVNQNITSLDRMLKIAMPDASIRVTTAGQLAVLTGTVASPDDSQQAERLVTAALNPGVNTSDASASLKMAVINRLKTATPLQVNLQVRFAEVSRSFVKNVGVNIATRDSTSGFKFGLAQGRSPGAFTATDLAKFPKATIPLPGGGYIEGAYDPSTGQFINPNSTTVTNTAQGSEFGTLGLAGKLLGLDVLAALDLGETIGQVTTLATPNLTALSGETANFLAGGEIPIPIVQSLGTVSIEYKQYGVSLAFTPTVLADGRISLRVRPEVSQLSASGAVAFNGISVPALTTRRSETTVEIGSGESMVIGGLLQNIHNNSFTKTPGAADIPILGALFRSNAFQRNETELVIVITPYLVKPVNANQIVLPTDGYQAPNDLQRLIGGQLSGIGGGDRPKPSMAPDSAMPTIGAMAPAPVSPTFQAPARPAPQFVKPAAAPAPSNKKKGGSPAPGFGF; encoded by the coding sequence ATGCGAGCCACGAATCCGCTGGCGCGGGCGCTTGCCGCCACGGCCATGACCGCCCTGCTGGCGAGCGCGCCGGCAGAAGTGATGGCGCAGAGCCGCCAGCGCGCGCGGGTCGGCCAGATGCCGTCGGGATCGCAACGGCCCACTTCCGAGGTGCTGCTGTCGATCGGCGAGGGCGAGATGGTCTCTCTGCCCCAGAACGTCGCCAATGTCTGGGTGTCCAACCCCGTTGTCGCCGACGTCTATGTGACCAATCCGCGCCAGATCAACCTGTTCGGCAAGGTGGCCGGCGAGGCGACGATCTTCGCCACCAGCGCGAGCGGTGCGGTGGTCTATTCCACCAATGTGCGAGTGAACCAGAACATCACCTCGCTCGACCGCATGCTCAAGATCGCGATGCCCGACGCATCGATCCGCGTAACCACTGCGGGCCAGCTCGCGGTGCTGACCGGCACCGTCGCATCGCCCGATGACTCGCAGCAGGCCGAACGGCTGGTGACTGCGGCGCTCAATCCGGGCGTGAACACCAGCGACGCCAGCGCGTCGCTGAAGATGGCGGTGATCAACCGGCTGAAGACCGCGACGCCGCTGCAGGTGAACCTGCAGGTGCGCTTCGCCGAGGTGAGCCGCAGCTTCGTCAAGAACGTCGGCGTGAACATCGCCACCAGGGACTCCACCAGCGGCTTCAAGTTCGGTCTTGCCCAAGGCCGCAGCCCGGGTGCCTTCACGGCCACCGACCTCGCCAAGTTCCCGAAGGCCACGATTCCCCTGCCCGGCGGAGGCTATATCGAGGGCGCTTACGATCCCTCCACCGGCCAGTTCATCAATCCGAACAGCACCACCGTTACCAACACCGCCCAGGGATCGGAGTTCGGCACCCTCGGGCTCGCCGGAAAGCTGTTGGGATTGGACGTGCTTGCGGCGCTGGATCTCGGCGAGACAATCGGACAGGTGACGACGCTTGCCACGCCGAATCTTACGGCACTGTCAGGCGAGACCGCCAATTTCCTGGCCGGTGGCGAGATCCCGATCCCGATCGTTCAGTCGCTCGGCACGGTGTCGATCGAATATAAGCAATATGGCGTCAGCCTGGCGTTCACGCCGACGGTGCTCGCCGATGGACGCATCTCGCTGCGGGTTCGTCCCGAAGTGTCGCAATTGTCGGCATCCGGCGCGGTCGCGTTCAACGGCATCTCTGTCCCCGCGCTCACCACACGGCGCAGCGAGACGACGGTGGAGATCGGTTCGGGCGAGAGCATGGTGATCGGCGGCTTGTTGCAGAACATCCACAACAACAGCTTCACCAAGACACCGGGCGCCGCAGACATCCCGATCCTGGGCGCGCTGTTCCGCTCCAACGCCTTTCAGCGCAACGAGACCGAGCTGGTGATCGTCATCACCCCGTATCTGGTGAAGCCGGTCAACGCGAACCAGATCGTGCTGCCGACCGACGGTTATCAGGCGCCGAACGACTTGCAGCGGCTGATCGGGGGTCAGTTGAGCGGCATTGGCGGCGGCGACCGGCCCAAGCCGAGCATGGCGCCCGACAGCGCGATGCCGACGATCGGCGCGATGGCGCCTGCGCCGGTCTCGCCGACGTTCCAGGCACCCGCGCGCCCCGCCCCGCAGTTCGTGAAGCCCGCCGCGGCTCCGGCTCCGTCCAACAAGAAGAAGGGCGGCTCCCCGGCCCCCGGCTTCGGCTTCTGA
- a CDS encoding CpaD family pilus assembly lipoprotein, which produces MSRFTPLLLAPVLMLGACGTYNGGVDSVYQPVVQRNFYVLDLQTAGYGLAPGEGQRLAGWLGSMGLRYGDQVAVDDGGAGEGGREEIAAEAGRYGLLLNENAPVTVGQVAPGTVRVVVTRMLASVPGCPDFSRQYQPDFSASTTSNYGCATNSNLAAMVADPGDLVRGAPGSPTTDPRTSGKAINALRAAAPSGAGGTAVKAESAGGNK; this is translated from the coding sequence ATGTCGCGCTTCACTCCCCTCCTCCTCGCGCCCGTGCTGATGCTCGGTGCGTGCGGAACCTATAATGGCGGCGTGGACTCGGTGTACCAACCGGTGGTCCAGCGGAACTTCTATGTGCTCGACCTGCAGACCGCGGGCTATGGCCTGGCCCCGGGCGAAGGCCAGCGGCTGGCCGGCTGGTTGGGCTCGATGGGCCTGCGCTATGGCGACCAGGTCGCGGTGGACGATGGCGGCGCGGGCGAAGGCGGCCGCGAGGAGATCGCCGCGGAAGCGGGACGCTATGGGCTGCTGCTCAACGAGAACGCACCGGTGACGGTCGGCCAGGTCGCGCCGGGCACCGTGCGGGTGGTGGTGACGCGGATGCTGGCGAGCGTACCGGGCTGTCCGGACTTCTCGCGCCAGTACCAGCCCGATTTCTCGGCGAGCACGACGTCGAACTATGGCTGCGCCACCAACAGCAACCTGGCGGCGATGGTCGCCGACCCGGGTGATCTGGTGCGCGGCGCCCCGGGATCGCCGACGACCGATCCACGAACCTCGGGCAAGGCAATTAACGCGCTGCGCGCAGCGGCCCCTTCGGGTGCCGGCGGCACCGCGGTCAAGGCCGAGTCGGCAGGAGGCAACAAGTGA
- a CDS encoding AAA family ATPase produces MNAPFNPSRTAHRDPFVAFVCDESTAEALRPIAVELGWSPEKVNKGGLRNAVQTLSVSASPNILFVDLSESGDPLNDINALAEVCEPGTVVIASGQVNDVRLYRDLLASGIHDYLLKPLNPDALRDVFAQAQSALNAPKHNDPVTERPHCAVTVIGTRGGTGASSIATSLAWLLSDKHARSTALLDLDVHFGTGALALDLEPGRGLTDAIENPSRIDGLFIERAMVRASERLAVLSAEAPINSPVMSDGAAFYQLQEEMRSAFECTVIDLPRGMLVNHPHLITDVQVAVLVTDLTLAAARDAIRILSWFRSNAPQTQVILVANKVQPAAVLEISRKDFESSIERKIDVLVPFDAKLASQAAKLGKPLAEAGKNIKAMQPLTELAARITAISDTEQHDDKPAAGKGARGSSLLDKLKTSMASKPKK; encoded by the coding sequence GTGAACGCGCCCTTCAACCCCTCGCGCACCGCGCACCGCGACCCCTTCGTCGCCTTTGTCTGCGACGAATCCACAGCGGAAGCACTGCGGCCGATCGCCGTCGAACTCGGCTGGTCTCCGGAGAAGGTCAACAAGGGCGGATTGCGCAACGCGGTCCAGACGCTGTCGGTCTCGGCAAGCCCGAACATCCTGTTCGTCGACTTGTCGGAATCGGGCGATCCGCTCAACGACATCAACGCGCTCGCCGAAGTATGCGAGCCGGGCACGGTGGTGATCGCGTCCGGTCAGGTCAACGATGTGCGGCTATACCGCGACCTGCTGGCGAGCGGCATCCACGATTATCTGCTCAAGCCGCTCAACCCCGACGCGTTGCGCGACGTGTTCGCGCAGGCGCAGTCGGCACTGAACGCGCCCAAGCATAACGATCCGGTGACCGAGCGCCCGCATTGCGCGGTCACCGTCATCGGCACGCGCGGGGGCACCGGCGCTTCGTCAATCGCGACGTCACTCGCTTGGCTGTTGAGCGACAAGCATGCGCGCTCCACTGCCCTGCTCGACCTCGATGTGCATTTCGGAACCGGCGCGTTGGCGCTCGATCTGGAGCCGGGCCGCGGCCTCACCGACGCGATCGAGAATCCCAGCCGCATCGACGGGCTGTTCATCGAACGCGCGATGGTACGCGCGTCCGAACGGCTGGCGGTGCTCTCCGCCGAGGCGCCGATCAACTCGCCGGTGATGAGCGACGGTGCCGCTTTCTACCAGTTGCAGGAAGAGATGCGCAGTGCCTTCGAATGCACGGTCATCGACTTGCCGCGCGGCATGCTGGTCAACCACCCGCACCTGATCACCGATGTGCAGGTCGCGGTGCTGGTCACCGACCTGACGCTGGCGGCGGCGCGCGATGCGATCCGCATCCTCAGCTGGTTCAGGTCCAACGCGCCGCAGACCCAGGTCATCCTGGTCGCCAACAAGGTTCAGCCGGCGGCAGTCCTGGAGATCAGCCGCAAGGATTTCGAAAGCTCGATCGAGCGCAAGATCGACGTGCTCGTGCCGTTCGACGCCAAGCTTGCCAGTCAGGCCGCGAAGCTGGGCAAGCCGCTCGCGGAAGCCGGCAAGAACATCAAGGCGATGCAACCGCTCACCGAGCTGGCCGCGCGGATCACTGCGATCAGCGACACCGAGCAGCATGACGACAAGCCCGCGGCCGGCAAGGGTGCCCGTGGGTCGTCGCTGCTCGACAAGCTCAAGACGAGCATGGCGAGCAAGCCGAAGAAGTAA